In Clostridia bacterium, a single window of DNA contains:
- a CDS encoding DUF4838 domain-containing protein: MKKLIIHPDEITNVWIDRLHQNNIEVLGIHSEGGTKAHEHLEAMLDLCKTAEYRKNIDRARELGLKIHYELHVASYLLPRDLFDTHPTWFRMDENGNRVKEFNFCVTNADAMDYVANRAAELADKLYGTDDCFYLWLDDGIKNYCQCENCKKLSPSDHQLMTMNAILKKLKATRPNAKIAYLAYCDTITPPKHTIPEKGVFVEYAPYKRDFTKPAKDMPEEEIVNVKKLLDFFGYEEATVLEYWYDNSLYSEYKKPPKLLKPHNDHVKVDIPFYKDLGFTHISSFACFLGPDYEELYGAPDISAFV; this comes from the coding sequence TTGAAAAAACTGATTATTCACCCGGACGAAATCACAAATGTCTGGATTGACCGTTTACATCAGAATAATATAGAAGTTTTAGGTATACATTCCGAGGGTGGTACCAAGGCACATGAGCATTTAGAGGCTATGCTTGACCTTTGTAAAACCGCAGAATACCGTAAAAATATTGACCGCGCACGGGAATTGGGTTTGAAAATCCACTATGAACTGCATGTAGCAAGCTATCTTTTGCCCCGTGATTTGTTTGACACCCACCCCACCTGGTTTCGCATGGACGAAAACGGCAACCGCGTAAAGGAATTTAATTTCTGTGTAACCAACGCCGATGCCATGGACTATGTGGCAAACCGCGCCGCAGAGCTTGCAGACAAGCTGTACGGCACAGACGATTGCTTTTATTTGTGGTTAGATGACGGCATTAAAAATTACTGCCAATGCGAAAACTGCAAAAAGCTCTCTCCGTCCGACCATCAGCTGATGACCATGAACGCCATTTTAAAAAAGCTTAAAGCAACCCGTCCCAATGCTAAAATTGCATATCTTGCGTATTGCGATACCATTACACCGCCAAAGCATACCATACCCGAAAAGGGTGTGTTCGTGGAATACGCCCCCTATAAGCGCGACTTTACAAAGCCTGCAAAGGATATGCCTGAAGAAGAAATTGTAAATGTAAAAAAGCTTCTGGACTTTTTCGGATACGAGGAGGCAACAGTCTTAGAATACTGGTACGACAATTCCCTTTATTCTGAATACAAAAAACCGCCCAAGCTTTTAAAACCGCACAATGACCATGTAAAGGTGGATATTCCCTTTTACAAGGATTTAGGCTTTACGCACATTTCCTCTTTTGCATGCTTCTTAGGCCCCGACTACGAGGAACTCTACGGCGCCCCCGACATTTCTGCCTTTGTATAA
- a CDS encoding glycoside hydrolase family 13 protein: MIQFDAWNSKHKSPFGAVACGTAVSFSILAEECDRVYLCTQNMGDLEMEQAGDWFHITLTPKEAGLIFYHFRLHSIYGPTFYCGRGDGGSSYCTDDMPNSWQLTVYQKTPKIPDWYKKGIVYQIFPDRFHVGGEVIRAKKDVYYRDWSEMPAYIRGEDNDIKTWDFYGGNLKGITQKLPYLKDLGVSCIYLNPIFESASNHRYSTADYKKIDNILGSEHDFMQLVQEADKNGIKLILDGVFNHVGADSIYFNRFKNYGDGGAFQSKDSPYFPWFRFTDYPEEYECWWGVTDLPDLEENNEDLRKFLLTDQDSVIRKWTKCGIGGWRLDVADELPDDFLALLFKTVKEENPEAIVLGEVWEDASNKVAYDTLRKYFTHRELDCVMNYPFRDSMFDFFRGDINAYDLKNRFMTQMENYPESAFLCNLNLLGTHDTERIRTMTDEIAPDHSFKLLTQLVALQFTFPGVPSVYYGDEAGVTGGKDPDNRKPYPWGKEDQSTFNLYRKYMRQRADSDLLKSGKTEFIALSEDVFGVKRYINEKTHTLYVNRSDVTQIDVPAHGLKEEIV, from the coding sequence GTGATACAGTTTGACGCTTGGAATTCAAAACACAAGTCCCCTTTTGGTGCCGTAGCCTGCGGTACTGCTGTTTCTTTTTCCATCCTTGCTGAGGAATGCGACCGGGTGTATTTATGCACCCAAAACATGGGCGATCTGGAAATGGAGCAGGCGGGCGATTGGTTTCATATCACCCTGACACCCAAAGAGGCAGGTCTTATCTTTTATCATTTCCGCTTGCACAGTATTTACGGACCAACCTTTTACTGTGGCAGAGGGGACGGTGGGAGCAGCTACTGCACCGATGATATGCCGAATTCCTGGCAGCTTACGGTGTATCAGAAAACCCCTAAAATTCCCGACTGGTATAAAAAAGGTATTGTATATCAGATTTTCCCTGACCGTTTTCATGTAGGTGGAGAGGTCATCCGAGCCAAAAAAGATGTTTACTACCGCGACTGGTCAGAAATGCCCGCATACATCCGCGGGGAAGATAACGACATCAAAACCTGGGATTTTTACGGTGGAAATTTAAAGGGCATTACCCAAAAGCTTCCCTATTTAAAAGATTTAGGGGTTAGCTGTATTTACTTAAACCCGATTTTCGAGTCCGCCTCCAACCATCGCTACTCCACCGCAGATTACAAAAAAATCGACAACATATTAGGCAGCGAGCATGACTTTATGCAACTGGTGCAGGAAGCAGACAAAAACGGCATCAAGCTGATTTTAGACGGGGTCTTTAACCATGTGGGTGCAGACAGCATCTACTTTAACCGCTTCAAAAATTACGGAGACGGTGGTGCTTTCCAATCCAAGGACTCGCCATATTTCCCCTGGTTCCGCTTTACAGACTATCCGGAAGAATACGAGTGTTGGTGGGGCGTGACCGACCTGCCCGATTTGGAAGAAAATAACGAAGATTTGCGAAAATTCCTGCTCACAGACCAAGACAGTGTTATCCGCAAATGGACAAAATGCGGCATCGGTGGTTGGCGTTTAGATGTGGCAGACGAGCTGCCCGACGATTTTCTGGCACTTCTTTTTAAAACCGTAAAGGAAGAAAACCCCGAAGCGATTGTACTGGGCGAGGTGTGGGAGGATGCTTCCAACAAGGTTGCCTACGACACCTTAAGAAAATATTTCACCCACCGCGAGTTAGACTGCGTTATGAATTATCCGTTCAGGGACTCTATGTTCGACTTTTTCCGTGGCGATATCAACGCCTATGATTTGAAAAACCGTTTCATGACCCAGATGGAAAACTACCCCGAATCAGCTTTCCTGTGTAATTTAAACCTGTTAGGTACGCATGATACCGAGCGCATCCGCACCATGACAGATGAAATTGCACCCGACCACAGCTTTAAACTGCTTACACAGCTTGTGGCATTGCAGTTTACCTTCCCGGGTGTACCCTCGGTTTATTACGGGGACGAAGCCGGTGTAACCGGCGGTAAAGACCCCGATAACCGCAAGCCTTACCCCTGGGGGAAGGAAGACCAAAGCACTTTTAATCTGTATAGAAAATACATGCGTCAGCGTGCAGACAGCGACCTTTTGAAATCGGGCAAAACCGAATTCATTGCCCTCTCAGAGGATGTATTCGGTGTAAAACGCTATATAAATGAAAAAACACATACCCTTTATGTAAACCGCAGTGATGTGACACAAATCGATGTGCCTGCCCACGGCTTGAAGGAGGAAATTGTATGA